The Mauremys mutica isolate MM-2020 ecotype Southern chromosome 1, ASM2049712v1, whole genome shotgun sequence genome has a segment encoding these proteins:
- the LOC123374591 gene encoding olfactory receptor 51I1-like: MVYFNSTSFHPATFQLTGFPGQEAARHWISIPFWVVYITAMVGNCTVLCVIWADRRLHQPMYLFLCMLSVNDIGISLSTLPTVLSIFCFDVTDVAFNACLAQMFFIHCFSFMESGILLAMSFDRFVAICDPLRYAAILTNPRIVRIGLALVIKSTSMLLPFPFLIKRLPICKGNVLSHTYCLHPDMMRLACADTTINNIYGLFAILFTYGLDSVFIILSYVKILRTVFNIASHEQRLTALNTCASHICAVLLFYVPIIAVSVMHRFGGNAPRVVYILMSYAYLFVPPVLNPIVYSVKTKEIRKGISRIFSRDLL; encoded by the coding sequence ATGGTGTATTTCAATAGCACCAGCTTCCATCCTGCCACATTCCAGCTGACCGGGTTCCCAGGCCAGGAAGCTGCTCGCCACTGGATCTCGATCCCTTTCTGGGTGGTCTACATCACCGCCATGGTAGGGAATTGCACTGTTCTCTGCGTTATCTGGGCAGACCGGCGTCTCCACCAGCCCATGTATTTGTTCCTTTGCATGTTGTCAGTCAATGACATCGGTATATCTCTGTCAACCCTGCCCACGGTGCTCAGCATCTTCTGCTTCGATGTCACAGACGTCGCCTTCAACGCCTGCCTGGCCCAGATGTTTTTCATTCACTGCTTTTCCTTCATGGAGTCGGGGATTTTACTGGCCATGTCGTTCGATCGCTTTGTCGCCATCTGTGACCCGCTGCGCTATGCGGCCATCTTGACCAACCCCAGGATTGTGAGGATCGGGCTGGCCCTTGTGATTAAAAGTACCAGCatgctcctccctttcccctttcTGATTAAACGGCTGCCGATCTGCAAAGGCAATGTCCTCTCCCACACCTACTGCTTGCACCCTGACATGATGAGACTGGCGTGTGCGGACACAACCATCAATAACATCTACGGATTGTTTGCCATTCTTTTCACTTATGGCTTAGACTCAGTGTTCATCATCCTATCTTATGTTAAGATTCTAAGGACAGTTTTTAATATTGCATCCCATGAACAGCGCCTCACAGCCCTAAACACATGCGCCTCGCACATCTGCGCTGTCTTACTCTTTTATGTCCCAATAATTGCAGTCTCCGTTATGCACAGGTTTGGAGGAAATGCCCCTCGAGTTGTGTATATTCTTATGTCCTATGCCTACCTCTTTGTACCCCCTGTGTTAAACCCAATTGTTTACAGCGTGAAGACAAAGGAGATTCGCAAGGGGATCTCCCGAATATTCTCCAGAGATCTACTCTGA
- the LOC123374608 gene encoding olfactory receptor 51I1-like, whose protein sequence is MTDFNSTNFQPATFQLAGFPGLEAANHWISIPFCVVYITAMVGNCTVLCIIWADRRLHQPMYLFLCMLSVNDLGVVLSTLPTVLSIFCFDVTDVAFDSCLAQMFFIHSFSNMGSGILLAMSFDRFVAICNPLRYAAILTNPRIVKIGLAIVIRSFSVVLPLPILIKRLPFCRAEALSHAYCLHPDVMRLACADITVNNIYGLCAVLFVFGIDLLLIVISYILILRTIFSIASGGQRLKALNTCVSHVCAVLIFYIPIITVSVIHRYGENVPPLVHILMSSAYLFVPPVINPIVYSIKTKEIRKSILKMFSR, encoded by the coding sequence ATGACGGATTTCAATAGCACCAACTTCCAGCCTGCAACGTTCCAACTGGCTGGGTTCCCGGGCCTGGAAGCTGCTAATCACTGGATCTCGATCCCTTTCTGTGTGGTCTACATCACCGCCATGGTAGGGAATTGCACTGTTCTCTGCATTATCTGGGCAGACCGGCGTCTCCACCAGCCCATGTATTTGTTCCTTTGCATGTTGTCGGTCAATGACCTCGGTGTCGTGCTGTCGACCCTGCCCACAGTGCTCAGCATCTTCTGCTTCGATGTCACAGACGTCGCGTTCGACTCCTGCCTGGCCCAGATGTTTTTCATTCACTCCTTTTCCAACATGGGGTCGGGGATTTTACTGGCCATGTCGTTCGATCGCTTTGTCGCCATCTGCAACCCGCTGCGCTACGCGGCCATCTTGACCAACCCCAGGATTGTGAAAATCGGGCTGGCCATTGTGATTAGAAGCTTCAGTGTGGTTTTACCATTACCCATTCTTATTAAACGCTTGCCTTTCTGCCGCGCTGAAGCCCTCTCACACGCCTACTGTCTGCACCCGGACGTGATGAGGCTGGCGTGTGCGGACATCACAGTCAATAACATCTACGGCTTATGTGCTGTTCTCTTTGTCTTCGGAATAGACTTGCTGCTTATTGTCATCTCCTACATTCTGATTCTGAGGACCATCTTCAGTATCGCCTCTGGGGGGCAGCGTCTCAAGGCCCTGAACACCTGCGTCTCCCATGTCTGCGCTGTCTTAATATTCTACATTCCAATTATCACAGTCTCTGTCATACACAGGTATGGCGAGAACGTCCCGCCGCTGGTCCACATTCTGATGTCCAGTGCTTACCTCTTTGTGCCTCCCGTGATAAACCCCATCGTTTACAGTATAAAAACCAAGGAGATTCGAAAGAGCATCCTCAAAATGTTCTCTAGGTAA
- the LOC123362684 gene encoding olfactory receptor 52D1-like, translating into MPIGSAINSTDASSDVFILLGIPGLEAAHIWISIPLCAMYIIALFGNTGVLVLTLVERSLQQPMYLFLSMLAISDLILSSTTVPKMLLMLWFKAGEISFAACLTQMFFVHAVFALESAILLAMAFDRYVAICHPLRYRAVVTKPLAGRIGVASMLRSVCVGLPFVWFLKRLPYCGHHIVHHTYCEHMGITRLACADITVITVYGSIVTFLAIGLDVIFIAVSYTLILRAIFRLPSKDARLKALRTCSSHLCVILIFYIPAFFSFLSHCSGRHVPRHIHILLTNLYVLVPPTLNPIIYRVKTQPIWARVLKTFDPQRRSP; encoded by the coding sequence ATGCCCATCGGGTCAGCTATCAACAGCACTGACGCCAGCTCAGACgtcttcatcctgctgggcatccCAGGACTGGAAGCTGCCCACATCTGGATCTCTATCCCCTTGTGCGCCATGTACATCATTGCTCTGTTCGGGAACACCGGAGTGCTAGTACTGACACTGGTGGAGCGAAGCCTGCAGCAACCCATGTACCTTTTCCTCTCCATGTTGGCTATCTCTGATCTCATTCTCAGTTCCACCACAGTGCCTAAAATGTTGCTCATGCTCTGGTTCAAGGCTGGAGAAATCTCATTTGCTGCCTgtctcacccagatgttcttcgTCCATGCCGTTTTCGCTCTGGAGTCGGCCattctgctggccatggcgtttgATCGGTACGTTGCCATCTGCCACCCCCTGAGATACAGAGCTGTAGTAACAAAGCCCCTGGCAGGGAGAATAGGGGTAGCAAGCATGCTCAGGAGCGTGTGTGTAGGCCTCCCGTTTGTCTGGTTTCTTAAAAGGTTGCCATACTGTGGCCACCACATCGTCCATCACACCTACTGCGAGCACATGGGCATAACCCGGCTGGCCTGTGCCGACATCACAGTAATTACTGTGTATGGTTCGATCGTCACTTTCTTAGCCATAGGGTTAGATGTTATCTTTATCGCTGTGTCCTACACTctgatcctcagggccatcttccgGCTTCCCtccaaggacgcccggctcaaggcTCTccgcacctgcagctcccacctctgcGTCATATTAATATTTTACATACCGGCCTTCTTCTCCTTCTTAAGCCATTGCTCTGGGCGCCATGTCCCCCGCCACATCCACATTCTTCTCACCAACCTCTACGTGCTGGTTCCACCCACACTGAACCCCATCATTTACAGGGTGAAAACCCAGCCGATCTGGGCCAGGGTGCTGAAAACATTCGATCCTCAAAGGCGCAGCCCCTGA